In the Candidatus Palauibacter scopulicola genome, one interval contains:
- the smc gene encoding chromosome segregation protein SMC, with protein sequence MKIKALTLRGFKSFADRTRIELHQGITAVVGPNGCGKSNLSDALRWVLGEQRPTAIRGSRMEEAIFGGTEARQPIHRAEVLLELSNEDGVLPVPYADVAIGRTVYRGGESEYTLNGTACRLKDILDLCRDTGLGSNAYAMIEGRMVDAILSDRAEERRTLFEEAAGIGRYKDRRRIATRRLEQADGDLQRLDDVLVEVASKVRSLAQQRGRAERHAKLRARLLQLEIAVADAQLEATTRRLAEARAEFERLEPDAGPDHVDLSTAETRAETLRLEYTEMERERAGLARSLEEARRAVEEQERARLLAGARGSSARDRLGTLEEEVRRNERRRGDLRERVEEARSALKEGESLAAEGAATTAELAVRAEALAETARTAARERAAAREALDEARREMDRWTLELGVREVRARDRSEELERRRPALDALAAQERGLRKEAESASERVARADGTLKDARDRLRAAREAAVAAETALRRARDEAADLEGRLAAARARASSLGSLVGSSALLPEAVAELLRDRSAIPGLHGALSEFMEVSAPWASAVESHLGPYLHGVVVRDWSAVREVERWLAEQGGEEAVLVLPLDPGPLPGPPEADAPLTRHVDAKGAGAVWVKALLEGVEVPSGGELAPRPHAWVDPEGRRQDRWGGVYVGGAASEGLLSRRAELGALREEAAALEEERARSREAVKELGAAASEALAGANALERSASDAESARREAEADRTSAEARLVRLDRERSELAGRIEQLEAFGEDEVSLSADDDARAGELDRSVSEWSSTCEEARQKADDARAAADAGKAELHRAELAQARREAEVENRRAVESRLTEAAEDAEERSRALAREVDGLHAAIADSEARAEELEASIGAALETRTRREEDLSELERRIGERRGRLDTLESELSEARRLERKRVEARHRLELEITQLEAGESGIRGRVEAEWDAPLEELRERVDPVDDADPAEWEPELERVRRSIARIGPVNLLAQREYEEEQKRLEFLTGQRDDLTRARDDLRTSIRRINRQATSALLETFEQVRTNFHRTFDTLFEGGQCDLRFENPDDALDSPIEISASPRGKKTQRIHLLSGGERALTALALLFAIYLAKPSPFCLLDEVDAPLDETNILRFVRMLKEFKEETQFIVITHNPRTIENADWIYGVTMQEAGVSSIVGVELNSATQNSATQVA encoded by the coding sequence TTGAAGATCAAGGCCCTGACCCTGCGTGGATTCAAGTCGTTCGCCGACCGAACGCGGATCGAACTGCACCAGGGCATCACGGCCGTCGTCGGCCCGAACGGCTGCGGAAAATCGAACCTCTCCGACGCGCTGCGCTGGGTTCTGGGAGAGCAACGCCCCACGGCGATCCGCGGATCCCGCATGGAGGAGGCGATCTTCGGGGGGACGGAGGCGCGTCAGCCCATCCACCGGGCCGAGGTTCTGCTCGAGCTCTCGAACGAGGACGGCGTGCTTCCCGTGCCCTACGCCGACGTCGCGATCGGCCGCACGGTCTACCGCGGGGGAGAGAGCGAGTACACGCTCAACGGAACGGCCTGCCGGCTCAAGGACATCCTGGATCTGTGCCGGGACACCGGGCTGGGCTCGAACGCCTACGCGATGATCGAGGGCCGCATGGTGGACGCGATCCTCTCGGATCGCGCCGAGGAGCGCCGGACGCTGTTCGAGGAAGCGGCCGGGATCGGGCGCTACAAGGACCGTCGCCGGATCGCGACCCGCCGGCTCGAGCAGGCGGATGGCGACCTGCAGCGGCTCGATGACGTGCTCGTCGAGGTGGCGTCCAAGGTTCGCTCCCTCGCGCAGCAGCGGGGACGGGCCGAGCGCCACGCGAAGCTGCGTGCCCGGCTCCTGCAACTCGAGATCGCCGTCGCCGACGCCCAGCTCGAAGCCACCACCCGCCGGTTGGCCGAAGCCAGGGCCGAGTTCGAGCGCCTCGAGCCGGACGCGGGCCCGGACCATGTGGATCTGAGTACGGCGGAGACCCGGGCGGAAACGCTTCGTCTCGAGTACACCGAAATGGAGCGGGAGCGGGCCGGTCTCGCCCGCAGCCTGGAGGAAGCCCGGCGCGCCGTGGAGGAACAGGAGCGCGCCCGTCTCCTCGCCGGGGCGAGGGGTTCGAGCGCGCGCGACCGACTCGGGACCCTTGAGGAGGAGGTGCGCCGGAACGAGCGCCGCCGCGGGGACCTGCGCGAGCGCGTGGAGGAAGCGCGGTCCGCCCTGAAGGAGGGGGAGTCACTCGCCGCCGAGGGTGCCGCGACGACGGCTGAACTCGCGGTTCGGGCGGAGGCGCTGGCTGAGACGGCCCGCACGGCCGCGCGCGAGCGCGCCGCCGCCCGCGAGGCGCTCGACGAGGCGCGCCGCGAGATGGACCGCTGGACGCTCGAACTCGGAGTGAGAGAGGTTCGGGCCCGAGACCGCAGCGAGGAACTCGAGCGGCGCCGGCCGGCCCTCGATGCGCTCGCCGCCCAGGAGCGCGGGCTTCGGAAGGAGGCGGAGAGCGCGTCGGAACGCGTGGCGCGGGCGGACGGGACGCTGAAGGATGCGCGCGACCGGCTGCGGGCGGCCCGTGAAGCCGCGGTTGCCGCGGAGACGGCGCTGCGTCGCGCCCGCGATGAAGCGGCCGACCTCGAGGGCCGCCTCGCCGCCGCGCGCGCGCGCGCCTCGAGTCTCGGATCCCTGGTGGGGTCGAGCGCGCTGCTCCCCGAGGCCGTTGCCGAGCTGCTGAGGGACCGGAGCGCGATCCCCGGACTCCACGGCGCGCTGTCCGAGTTCATGGAGGTTTCCGCTCCCTGGGCGTCGGCGGTCGAATCTCATCTCGGCCCGTACCTGCACGGCGTCGTCGTGCGCGATTGGTCCGCGGTCCGGGAGGTCGAGAGATGGCTGGCGGAGCAGGGCGGCGAGGAGGCGGTCCTCGTGCTCCCGCTCGATCCGGGCCCGCTTCCGGGGCCGCCGGAGGCGGACGCGCCCCTCACGCGACACGTTGACGCGAAGGGGGCCGGTGCGGTCTGGGTGAAGGCGCTGCTCGAGGGCGTCGAGGTCCCGTCCGGCGGCGAACTGGCGCCGCGCCCGCACGCCTGGGTGGATCCCGAGGGGCGGCGCCAGGACCGGTGGGGCGGTGTCTACGTCGGAGGCGCCGCCTCGGAGGGACTCCTGAGCCGGCGGGCCGAACTCGGGGCCCTGCGCGAGGAAGCGGCGGCGCTGGAAGAGGAGCGCGCTCGCTCGCGGGAAGCGGTGAAGGAGCTGGGGGCCGCCGCCTCGGAGGCGCTCGCCGGGGCCAACGCGCTGGAGCGCTCGGCGTCTGACGCGGAGTCGGCGCGCCGCGAAGCCGAAGCCGATCGGACCTCGGCGGAGGCGCGGCTCGTCAGGCTGGACCGCGAGCGCAGCGAACTCGCCGGCCGGATCGAACAACTGGAGGCGTTCGGCGAGGATGAGGTGTCGCTCTCGGCGGACGACGACGCCCGTGCCGGCGAACTGGACCGCAGCGTCTCGGAGTGGTCCTCCACGTGCGAGGAGGCGCGACAGAAGGCCGACGACGCCCGCGCCGCCGCCGACGCGGGGAAGGCCGAACTTCACCGCGCGGAGCTGGCGCAGGCGCGGCGGGAGGCCGAGGTCGAGAATCGACGCGCAGTGGAGAGCCGCCTCACCGAAGCCGCGGAAGACGCGGAGGAACGGTCGCGGGCGCTGGCGCGGGAAGTGGACGGGCTCCACGCCGCGATCGCCGACAGCGAGGCGCGGGCCGAGGAGCTGGAGGCGTCGATCGGGGCCGCGCTCGAAACCAGGACGCGGCGCGAAGAGGATCTGTCGGAGTTGGAACGGCGGATCGGCGAACGCCGCGGACGACTGGACACGCTCGAGTCGGAGCTGAGCGAGGCGCGACGGCTCGAGCGCAAGCGCGTGGAGGCCCGGCATCGGCTCGAGCTGGAGATCACGCAGCTGGAGGCGGGGGAGTCCGGGATTCGCGGCCGCGTCGAGGCGGAGTGGGATGCCCCGCTCGAAGAACTCCGGGAACGCGTCGATCCCGTCGACGACGCGGATCCCGCCGAATGGGAGCCGGAGCTGGAGCGCGTGCGGCGCTCGATCGCCCGCATCGGTCCGGTCAACCTCCTCGCGCAGCGCGAATACGAGGAGGAACAGAAGCGTCTTGAGTTTCTGACGGGACAGCGCGACGACCTGACCCGCGCGCGCGACGACCTCCGCACCTCGATCCGCCGGATCAACCGGCAGGCGACCTCCGCGCTCCTGGAGACGTTCGAGCAGGTGAGGACCAACTTCCACCGCACCTTCGACACCCTCTTCGAGGGCGGACAGTGCGATCTCCGGTTCGAGAATCCCGATGACGCCCTTGACTCCCCGATCGAGATCTCGGCCAGCCCCCGCGGCAAGAAGACGCAACGGATCCACCTCCTCTCCGGCGGCGAACGGGCCCTGACCGCGCTCGCGCTGCTGTTCGCGATCTACCTCGCGAAGCCGAGCCCGTTCTGCCTGCTGGACGAGGTGGACGCGCCGCTGGACGAGACGAACATCCTGCGGTTCGTCCGCATGCTGAAGGAATTCAAGGAAGAGACCCAGTTCATCGTCATCACGCACAATCCGCGAACGATCGAGAACGCCGACTGGATCTACGGCGTGACGATGCAGGAGGCGGGCGTCTCCTCGATCGTCGGCGTGGAGCTCAACTCCGCCACGCAGAACTCCGCCACGCAGGTGGCGTGA